Genomic window (Dyadobacter fanqingshengii):
AGGCAGATCCAAATGGGCAGTTGGTTCGTCGAGCAGAATGAGCTCTGTATCTTGTGCGAGCGCGCGGGCCAGCATTACTTTTTGTCGCTCGCCGTCGCTGAGCTGATGGATTTTTCTGTTAATCAAATCTTCAACATTAGCCAGCCAGATGGCTTCATTGATCTTATCGTGATCAATTTTGCTTAGTGCGCCGAGCCAACCTGTGTAGGGTGTACGGCCTAATGTGATGACTTCCAGTGCGGTAAGGTTCCCGGCTTCAACGCGTTCTGTCAAAACCAGACTGAGTTTTTGCGCGAGCTCGGCAGATTTCAAGCCAGCGAGTGGCTGCTGACCAATGTAGACAACGCCTTCCAAAGCAGGTTGCAAACCAGCAATTGTGCGCATTAATGTTGATTTTCCCGAACCGTTGGAGCCTAGCAAACAAACCAGCTGCCCGGGTTTCAGCGTGAGATTCAGGGTTTTCGAGATAATCCGCTCCGTTCTTTTGGTTTTATATCCAATAGCAAGATCCTTTGTTTCCAGAAATGGCTTTAAATCACTCATGAGAAAGAAGAACGAAGGTTATTACGGCTGATAATGATCCAGATAACCACCGGCGCACCCAGTAACGAAGTCACAACATTAACTGGAATGACGGTTTGCATGCCGGGCAGCTGTGCAATAATGTCACACAAAAGCAAGAGAACCATGCCCGTTAAACAACAGCCCGGAATCAGTACGCGGTGATCGGACGTGCCAAATAGTGAACGGGCAATATGTGGAATAGCGATGCCTACAAATCCGATGGGCCCGCAAAAGGCCGTAATGCTGCCCGTTAACAGGCTCGTACTGAGCATGATGATCAGCCTCGTTTTCCCAATGGTGAGCCCCATGCTTCTTGCGTAATTTTCGCCCAACAAAAGTGCATTCAGCGCTTTGGAAGAAATAAATGCCAGCAGGAGGCCAAATGCGACAACGCCGGTCAGCGCATAAAGATGATACTGGGTAACGCCGCCCAGCGAACCGAAAGTCCACATAATGTATTCCTGCAATTGTTCTGGCTGACTGAAATATTGCCAAATGCTGACAATTGAAAGAGTTATGGTTCCAATCATCACGCCCACAATCAGCAAAATCACATTGTCCCTGATCCTGCCCGCTATCAACAAAATGAGTGATAAAACCAGTGCAGACCC
Coding sequences:
- a CDS encoding ABC transporter ATP-binding protein — encoded protein: MSDLKPFLETKDLAIGYKTKRTERIISKTLNLTLKPGQLVCLLGSNGSGKSTLMRTIAGLQPALEGVVYIGQQPLAGLKSAELAQKLSLVLTERVEAGNLTALEVITLGRTPYTGWLGALSKIDHDKINEAIWLANVEDLINRKIHQLSDGERQKVMLARALAQDTELILLDEPTAHLDLPNRVEMMRLLHTLARQTEKAILLSTHELDLALQAADILWLMKQDGALATGVPEDLVLNGAFESAFAKSGFFFNKSSGTFNIYQDVCTHSISLSGDAILTFWTGRALQREGFGITDDVHAMFKVHCDREGETAVWQIKSPLHGSKYFNIADLVLGIKSHSK
- a CDS encoding FecCD family ABC transporter permease, with protein sequence MAEILQKNSSLKSSKAAHRLMFAGLIILAIVFFILDVMLGSVQIPFREVVKIIFFQESANTAWLFIIEKIRIPKAITAILVGCGLSVSGLQMQTLFRNPLAGPSELGITAGAGLGVAAVMLAGGSSASLYAISKLGVSGSWLIIVMASLGSALVLSLILLIAGRIRDNVILLIVGVMIGTITLSIVSIWQYFSQPEQLQEYIMWTFGSLGGVTQYHLYALTGVVAFGLLLAFISSKALNALLLGENYARSMGLTIGKTRLIIMLSTSLLTGSITAFCGPIGFVGIAIPHIARSLFGTSDHRVLIPGCCLTGMVLLLLCDIIAQLPGMQTVIPVNVVTSLLGAPVVIWIIISRNNLRSSFS